In one window of Bombus fervidus isolate BK054 chromosome 4, iyBomFerv1, whole genome shotgun sequence DNA:
- the LOC139986301 gene encoding uncharacterized protein, protein MNRATLEARFLKITKIFAKLNGVWPDQNKIKFILWAMVYITMGSSIIVQVARVIHIGSLEVVIEQSSLIGAGFLMIIKHGNYVLNAKKLKSLLNDMSEDWAIDRLKEEFAIMTTYANRGSTLAMFYFVNACVCAFLFLQLPWTARLVHMMKPHNTSSPMLYTIPAYYFVEDDRKYYYYIQIYLGLSIYVVLIVFIGCDTCYMVLVQHACGLLTVTGYRYKNAINDLSFNTKDSENKAKETYERVRFSIQGHQRAIMFLEKIESTHVTYLFMCMGIIVLCVSITMAQIATMEICVDFYKFISFLMIQFLHLFCLTMQGQFIVNSSDDIYDAIYEAPWYNTNPKTQALYLLALRRSLTPCYLTAGNLIRLNMESFSEVIKLCVSYYTVLRST, encoded by the exons ATGAATAGAGCTACACTAGAGGCGCGATTCTTAAAGATAACGAAAATATTCGCGAAACTGAATGGGGTTTGGCCagatcaaaataaaataaaattcattttatggGCTATGGTGTATATTACTATGGGATCGTCTATCATTGTACAG GTAGCGAGAGTCATACATATAGGCAGTTTGGAAGTTGTGATAGAGCAGTCGTCCTTAATAGGTGCGGGATTTCTCATGATCATAAAACATGGTAACTATGTTCTGAACGCAAAGAAG ctCAAATCCCTTTTGAATGACATGTCCGAGGACTGGGCAATCGATCGTTTGAAAGAAGAATTTGCCATCATGACCACATACGCTAATAGAGGGAGCACGCTTGCGATGTTCTACTTTG TAAACGCGTGCGTATGCGCATTCCTTTTCTTACAATTACCATGGACGGCGCGTCTGGTGCACATGATGAAACCACACAACACATCATCAccaatgttatatactataccaGCTTACTATTTTGTCGAAGATGAtcgcaaatattattattatattcaaatatatctgGGCCTCTCTATATATGTGGTGCTCATCGTATTCATAGGTTGCGATACTTGTTACATGGTCCTTGTGCAGCATGCTTGCGGATTGTTGACTGTGACAGG ATACCGCTACAAAAATGCAATCAACGACCTTTCTTTCAATACAAAGGATTCCGAAAATAAAGCGAAGGAGACATATGAAAGAGTACGCTTCTCCATACAGGGGCACCAGCGGGCAATAAT GTTTCTGGAGAAAATCGAGAGCACACACGTTACATACCTTTTTATGTGTATGGGCATAATAGTCTTGTGCGTTAGTATTACGATGGCACAG ATCGCTACGATGGAAATATGTGTggatttttacaaatttatcagCTTTCTGATGATTCAGTTCTTGCATCTGTTCTGTCTAACGATGCAGGGACAGTTCATCGTAAATTCGTCTGATGACATTTATGATGCAAT ATACGAGGCACCATGGTACAACACGAATCCAAAAACACAAGCGTTATATTTATTAGCGTTGCGGCGAAGTCTAACTCCATGCTATTTAACTGCTGGTAATTTAATACGGTTGAACATGGAAAGCTTTTCAGAA GTGATAAAACTGTGCGTTTCATATTATACAGTGTTGAGATCGACATAA